The following proteins are co-located in the Camelina sativa cultivar DH55 chromosome 12, Cs, whole genome shotgun sequence genome:
- the LOC109128153 gene encoding LOW QUALITY PROTEIN: uncharacterized protein LOC109128153 (The sequence of the model RefSeq protein was modified relative to this genomic sequence to represent the inferred CDS: deleted 1 base in 1 codon; substituted 1 base at 1 genomic stop codon) encodes MASLGINLGMFGHESAGQLLGRADVDXVEYVRTGL; translated from the exons atggctTCTTTAGGCATCAATCTCGGTATGTTCGGGCATGAATCGGCGGGCCAACTATTGGGCCGGGCCGAT GTGGATTAGGTTGAGTATGTGCGGACCGGGCTCTGA